In Paenibacillus guangzhouensis, a single window of DNA contains:
- a CDS encoding carbohydrate ABC transporter permease: MKVKRIFTYLFLSITALVSIFPFLWIVISATNKSVDVTKGRLLPGTYLVENFKKLLDTTDLGTALWNSAKISILTTILAILFASLAGYGFEIFRSKMKDVVFNILLLSMMIPFAALMVPLYRMFARISNAAPMIGIDTMAAVMLPTITTAFLIFFFRQSSKMFPKDMVEAGRIDGLSDLGIFFKIFMPTMKTTYAAAGIITFMSSWNNYLWPLIVLQSPQQRTIPLLISNLGSGYAPDYGLIMLAIVIATLPTALVFFLMQKHFVAGMTGSVK, from the coding sequence ATGAAGGTTAAGCGCATATTTACTTATCTATTTCTCAGTATTACAGCGCTGGTGTCCATCTTTCCATTCTTATGGATTGTTATCAGCGCAACGAATAAATCCGTCGATGTGACCAAAGGAAGACTGCTTCCAGGCACGTATCTCGTTGAGAATTTTAAGAAATTGCTGGATACGACGGATCTGGGAACGGCCCTATGGAATTCGGCGAAAATTTCGATTCTGACGACGATTCTTGCCATTTTGTTCGCATCGCTTGCGGGCTACGGGTTCGAGATTTTTCGGAGCAAGATGAAGGATGTTGTGTTCAACATCCTGCTGTTGTCGATGATGATTCCTTTTGCGGCCTTGATGGTGCCTCTGTACCGGATGTTTGCCCGCATTTCGAATGCTGCGCCGATGATCGGGATCGATACGATGGCTGCGGTGATGCTGCCGACGATTACGACGGCGTTCCTGATCTTCTTCTTCCGGCAGAGTTCGAAGATGTTTCCGAAGGATATGGTGGAAGCGGGACGTATCGACGGTCTTAGCGACCTTGGCATTTTCTTTAAAATTTTCATGCCGACGATGAAAACGACCTATGCGGCTGCCGGCATTATCACGTTCATGTCCAGCTGGAACAACTATCTCTGGCCGCTGATCGTACTGCAGTCGCCTCAGCAGCGGACGATTCCACTCCTCATCTCGAATTTGGGTTCGGGTTATGCGCCGGACTATGGTCTTATCATGCTGGCGATCGTTATTGCAACGCTGCCGACGGCGCTGGTCTTCTTCTTGATGCAGAAGCATTTCGTCGCTGGTATGACGGGTTCGGTGAAATAG
- a CDS encoding ABC transporter substrate-binding protein — protein sequence MKKALVLFLTCMLLLTACSSGTKEAEKEKEPAASGGTTSTQEAGDKEITIWAWDPNFNIAALNVAKEAYNAKHPDVKINIVEYAQADIIQKLNTGLNSGTTKGLPNIVLIEDYRAQGFLQSYPDSFTDLTGKIKPEDFADYKIGPTSLNGKQYGVPFDSGVAGLYVRKDYIEQAGYKLDDLKDLDWKQYIEIGKKVKEKTGKDMITLDPNDLGILRMMIQSAGSWYLKDDGKTPDLKDNAALKKAFELYKEMMDANIVKVNADWSQFIAAINNGDVATVPTGNWITPSVKAEAAQSGKWAILPMPKLPDTNGSVHATNLGGSSWYVMNIPGSETAADFMAQTFGSDVDMYQTLLTKVGALGTLKAASQGEAYAKADEFFGGQQIVTDFAKWTSEIPKVNYGISTYAIEDILVVEVQNYLGGKNIDQVLSDAQSQAEAQIK from the coding sequence ATGAAGAAGGCATTGGTATTATTCCTGACCTGCATGCTGCTGCTAACGGCTTGTTCTTCAGGAACCAAAGAAGCAGAGAAAGAAAAAGAGCCTGCTGCATCAGGCGGCACAACCAGCACGCAGGAGGCTGGTGATAAGGAGATTACGATTTGGGCGTGGGATCCGAACTTCAACATCGCTGCACTGAATGTCGCGAAGGAAGCTTATAATGCGAAGCATCCTGATGTCAAAATCAACATTGTCGAATACGCGCAAGCGGACATTATCCAGAAGCTCAATACAGGATTAAATTCGGGCACGACGAAGGGTCTGCCGAACATCGTTCTAATTGAAGATTATCGAGCGCAAGGTTTCCTGCAATCTTATCCAGATTCCTTCACAGACTTGACGGGTAAGATCAAACCAGAAGACTTCGCAGATTATAAAATCGGACCGACGAGCTTGAACGGGAAGCAATATGGTGTGCCTTTCGACTCCGGTGTAGCAGGGCTGTATGTCCGTAAGGATTATATCGAACAAGCGGGATATAAGCTGGACGATCTGAAGGATCTCGATTGGAAGCAGTATATTGAAATCGGGAAGAAAGTTAAAGAAAAAACAGGCAAAGACATGATTACGCTAGATCCGAATGACCTCGGCATTCTGCGCATGATGATTCAATCAGCGGGTTCTTGGTACTTGAAGGATGATGGCAAGACACCGGACCTGAAAGACAATGCAGCGCTTAAGAAGGCGTTTGAGCTGTACAAAGAAATGATGGATGCGAACATTGTCAAAGTCAATGCGGACTGGAGTCAATTCATTGCGGCGATCAACAATGGGGACGTTGCAACGGTTCCGACCGGCAACTGGATTACGCCTTCGGTCAAAGCGGAAGCAGCTCAATCAGGCAAATGGGCGATCCTCCCAATGCCGAAGCTGCCGGATACCAACGGCTCTGTCCATGCAACGAATCTTGGCGGAAGCTCCTGGTACGTTATGAACATTCCAGGCTCTGAGACAGCAGCAGATTTCATGGCTCAAACGTTCGGCTCAGATGTAGATATGTATCAGACATTATTAACTAAAGTAGGCGCTCTTGGAACATTGAAAGCGGCAAGTCAAGGCGAAGCTTACGCGAAAGCGGATGAGTTCTTCGGCGGTCAGCAGATCGTGACGGATTTTGCAAAATGGACGTCCGAAATTCCAAAAGTGAACTATGGCATTTCAACCTACGCGATTGAAGATATTCTCGTTGTTGAAGTTCAGAATTATTTAGGCGGCAAAAATATTGACCAAGTGCTTAGCGACGCGCAATCCCAGGCCGAAGCGCAGATTAAATAA
- a CDS encoding cache domain-containing sensor histidine kinase, producing the protein MHALLERLKFHGLFIKMFVVMVICIIAIAVSVVWVNVQMSEQLFLKTFSITNSKVIDQIRNNFESFHYSIVTAANNAQQSGTLKTFLTEKESNQSTKTLSSYYIMTQQMKRIQSTVDAYSVGVAIVGVNGRSYSGNYNFAKPTAQELKDSILTQNALAEPRKLKYQLYLDKQGTVSGKPIIVATKVLMERTTGQDYGMLYITIDEDDFKPFYSSFTSIGNDVMLIDKEGLVISSNRKELIGQSQHDMLSYAQEIQKRPLELKKAHVMGRDQLILSEYLPAYDLYLVNMIDQKYVLGQMVNTKTIVFLCLLIVLAALIIVFLISRKITRSLTRLARQMSKVNRSHFRNYIEVSGGYEIRQLGHAYNDMLDEINDYIDKLVETQKGQRKAELAALQQQINPHFLYNTLASVKFLVQQGSKEKAVETIHALISLLQNTISNVSETITVEQELVNLKHYVLINHVRYGERIRATYFVAPDCMNCHVPKLIIQPFIENAFFHAFNVKGEGVIHVLISKTSQQLICEVMDNGDGMDMQQLAEAKSKRRKGSRQLFSGVGVANVNDRIRLLYGDDYGVTMTSELGEGTRVSITLPVIEIE; encoded by the coding sequence ATGCATGCGTTATTGGAACGGCTTAAATTTCATGGTCTGTTTATTAAAATGTTCGTCGTTATGGTCATCTGTATTATTGCGATCGCGGTGTCAGTCGTATGGGTCAACGTACAAATGTCCGAGCAGTTATTCCTGAAGACCTTCAGTATCACGAATTCCAAGGTGATCGACCAGATCCGCAACAACTTCGAGTCGTTCCACTATTCGATCGTTACGGCGGCCAATAACGCCCAGCAGAGCGGGACACTTAAGACGTTCCTAACCGAGAAGGAGTCGAACCAATCGACCAAGACATTATCGTCTTATTACATCATGACGCAGCAGATGAAAAGGATTCAGTCCACCGTCGACGCTTATTCCGTAGGCGTTGCGATTGTTGGCGTGAACGGACGGAGTTATTCGGGCAATTATAACTTCGCGAAGCCTACGGCGCAGGAGTTGAAGGACAGTATCCTGACGCAGAACGCACTTGCCGAGCCTAGAAAGCTCAAATATCAATTGTATTTGGATAAGCAAGGTACTGTAAGCGGCAAGCCTATTATCGTTGCAACAAAGGTGCTGATGGAGAGAACAACGGGGCAAGATTACGGGATGTTGTACATTACGATCGATGAAGATGATTTCAAGCCTTTTTACAGCAGCTTCACCAGTATAGGGAATGATGTGATGCTCATCGATAAAGAAGGTCTGGTGATATCCAGCAATCGCAAGGAACTGATTGGGCAGTCTCAGCACGACATGTTGTCGTATGCGCAGGAGATCCAGAAGCGACCGCTTGAGCTCAAGAAGGCGCATGTAATGGGCAGGGACCAGCTCATCCTCTCCGAGTATTTGCCTGCATATGATCTGTACCTCGTTAATATGATCGATCAGAAATATGTACTCGGACAGATGGTCAATACCAAGACGATTGTCTTCCTCTGCTTGCTGATCGTTCTCGCGGCCTTAATCATCGTCTTCCTGATATCTCGCAAAATAACACGTTCGTTAACCCGGTTGGCGAGACAAATGTCCAAAGTCAATCGCAGTCATTTTCGCAACTATATCGAGGTATCTGGCGGCTATGAGATCAGACAGCTCGGGCACGCCTATAATGATATGTTGGATGAAATTAACGATTACATCGATAAGCTTGTCGAGACGCAGAAAGGGCAGAGAAAGGCGGAGCTTGCGGCCCTGCAGCAGCAGATTAACCCTCATTTCTTATACAATACGCTAGCTTCGGTTAAGTTTCTGGTACAGCAGGGGAGCAAAGAGAAGGCCGTGGAGACGATTCATGCGTTAATCTCTCTCTTGCAGAACACCATTAGCAACGTCAGCGAGACCATCACAGTTGAGCAGGAACTTGTGAACTTGAAGCATTATGTGCTCATTAATCATGTACGTTATGGGGAACGGATCCGTGCGACATATTTCGTAGCCCCGGACTGTATGAATTGCCATGTGCCGAAGCTAATCATTCAGCCTTTTATCGAAAATGCCTTTTTCCACGCCTTTAATGTGAAGGGGGAAGGTGTGATTCATGTACTCATCTCCAAGACATCACAACAATTAATATGTGAGGTGATGGATAACGGGGATGGGATGGATATGCAGCAGCTTGCAGAAGCGAAATCGAAGAGACGTAAAGGATCTAGGCAGTTGTTCTCCGGCGTAGGTGTTGCCAATGTGAATGATCGCATTCGGCTTCTATACGGTGATGATTATGGCGTGACGATGACGAGTGAGTTAGGCGAAGGGACACGGGTGAGCATCACACTGCCAGTGATCGAAATCGAATAA
- a CDS encoding response regulator transcription factor — translation MNELYKVVVVDDEILVRQGIKHLLHWEQNGFQIVGEASNGKEALALIEELQPQIVLTDIVMPVMDGEELTRIIKTSWPEIEVIVLSSFSEFDYVRASFQSGVSDYILKPHLETGMLLDALRKTVTRIPSRIGTKRVENNMMPIHAVLAKMLSGYDVEVEPQLIAAQLPHQAFYLLGTQQDASRDGESASIYPILESLQALFPAMRTITLSGHSIPGYPEMSMQLLNVNEEDRRALPAKLMLLHPSSMLETGEVKWVLSSDFESISQLRDIYENQLLRLLACRFFLPMDAQLMPSGLPDPSASVKAFPLNPFMEQLRRLQLEEAFQDLRSYIRSLELAYTVDVFEFKSFIGNLVFNAIHLLGRLNYDVKSLDDAKYAYFKAIDEANHVLEVVELLEKFQMQLELYVYADKASQSTNPSMRLLLDYIEEHYAEPISLTEMAKHFHFNPSYLSTFFAAHHHEGFKEHLNRVRIDKAADLLRYSDTSISDIGSMVGYGDHSYFCKVFKRNTGLSPSQYRRQYIQS, via the coding sequence GTGAACGAATTGTACAAAGTGGTGGTCGTTGATGATGAAATACTCGTTCGACAAGGGATCAAGCATTTGCTGCATTGGGAGCAGAATGGCTTCCAAATTGTAGGTGAAGCTTCGAACGGGAAAGAAGCGTTGGCATTAATCGAAGAGCTGCAGCCTCAGATTGTGCTGACAGACATCGTGATGCCCGTGATGGATGGCGAGGAGCTGACCCGGATCATTAAGACGAGCTGGCCGGAGATCGAGGTCATCGTGCTGAGCAGTTTCAGCGAATTCGACTATGTGCGTGCTTCCTTCCAGAGCGGCGTCTCGGATTATATTCTGAAGCCGCATCTGGAGACGGGGATGCTGCTCGATGCGCTGCGCAAGACCGTGACACGAATTCCATCTCGCATAGGAACGAAGCGGGTTGAAAATAACATGATGCCGATCCATGCGGTGCTTGCGAAGATGCTATCAGGCTATGACGTAGAAGTTGAGCCGCAGTTGATCGCAGCACAGCTTCCGCATCAGGCCTTCTATTTGCTAGGCACGCAGCAGGATGCGAGTCGAGACGGGGAATCGGCTTCTATCTACCCGATCCTCGAATCCTTGCAAGCTCTCTTTCCGGCGATGAGGACGATAACGTTATCAGGGCATTCGATTCCAGGGTATCCGGAGATGTCGATGCAGTTGCTGAATGTGAATGAAGAAGACCGGAGGGCGCTCCCGGCCAAGCTCATGCTCCTTCACCCGAGCTCCATGCTGGAGACAGGAGAGGTGAAGTGGGTGCTCAGCAGCGATTTTGAATCGATAAGCCAGCTAAGAGACATCTACGAGAATCAGCTGCTTCGACTGCTTGCGTGTCGGTTCTTTCTTCCTATGGATGCCCAGCTGATGCCAAGTGGACTTCCAGATCCATCTGCATCCGTGAAGGCTTTTCCGCTGAATCCGTTTATGGAGCAGCTTCGCAGACTCCAGCTGGAGGAAGCTTTTCAGGACTTGCGTTCGTATATCCGATCGCTTGAGCTGGCCTATACTGTGGATGTGTTCGAATTCAAGTCTTTTATCGGCAATCTGGTTTTTAACGCGATTCATCTTCTTGGAAGGTTGAATTATGACGTGAAATCGCTGGATGACGCCAAATATGCATATTTCAAAGCCATCGATGAAGCGAACCATGTCCTTGAAGTCGTGGAACTGCTGGAGAAGTTCCAGATGCAGCTGGAGCTGTATGTCTATGCCGATAAGGCGTCTCAGTCGACAAACCCTAGCATGCGGCTATTGCTCGATTATATCGAAGAACATTATGCCGAGCCGATCAGCCTCACAGAAATGGCAAAACATTTTCATTTTAATCCGTCGTATTTATCGACCTTCTTCGCCGCCCATCATCATGAAGGGTTCAAAGAGCATCTGAACCGGGTGCGGATCGATAAGGCGGCTGATTTATTGCGATATAGCGATACGTCTATTTCGGATATCGGCAGCATGGTAGGGTATGGCGACCACAGCTACTTCTGCAAAGTGTTCAAGCGGAACACGGGACTGTCCCCAAGCCAGTACCGTAGACAATACATTCAATCCTAG
- a CDS encoding carbohydrate ABC transporter permease → MRADKQGVSIRAKNAFTGWSFILVAVLMIIAFYFYPMLEALILSFKTGTGANLSFTGWSNYERLLTDKTFLTALTNTSIYLIIQVPIMIVLALFISVLLNDNTLKFKGFFRTAIFLPCVTSLVAYSVVFKYLFGINGLVNTMLMKLSIISAPIEWITDPFWAKITIIIAITWRWTGYNMIFYLSALQNIDNSIYEAARIDGASSVTQFFKITIPMLKPIILFTSITSTIGTLQLFDEVLNITKGGPGNATLSISQYIYNLSFKYTADFGYAATVSYSIVLLIVVLSILQFKVAGEK, encoded by the coding sequence ATGAGAGCGGACAAACAAGGAGTTAGCATTCGCGCCAAAAACGCGTTTACGGGATGGAGCTTTATACTCGTTGCAGTTCTAATGATTATAGCTTTTTACTTCTATCCGATGCTTGAAGCACTTATTTTATCCTTCAAGACGGGGACAGGAGCGAATCTTTCTTTTACAGGCTGGTCGAATTACGAACGATTGTTAACGGATAAGACATTCTTGACTGCACTAACAAATACGTCGATTTATCTGATTATTCAAGTTCCGATCATGATTGTGCTGGCATTGTTCATCTCGGTGCTGCTGAATGACAACACGCTAAAATTCAAAGGTTTCTTCCGGACGGCGATCTTCCTGCCGTGTGTAACATCCCTTGTAGCCTACTCCGTCGTGTTCAAATACTTGTTCGGCATCAATGGACTCGTGAACACGATGTTAATGAAGCTGTCTATCATCTCTGCCCCGATTGAATGGATTACCGATCCGTTCTGGGCGAAAATCACGATTATTATCGCGATTACATGGCGGTGGACCGGCTATAATATGATCTTTTATTTATCAGCGCTTCAGAATATCGACAACTCGATCTACGAAGCAGCTCGCATTGACGGCGCATCGTCGGTGACGCAATTTTTCAAAATTACGATTCCGATGTTAAAGCCGATTATCCTGTTCACTTCGATCACCTCCACGATCGGTACGTTGCAATTATTCGACGAGGTGCTGAATATTACGAAGGGCGGCCCGGGGAATGCGACCCTCTCGATCTCGCAGTATATCTATAACCTATCGTTCAAATATACGGCTGATTTCGGGTATGCGGCAACCGTATCGTATTCGATCGTACTGCTCATCGTGGTGTTATCGATCCTTCAATTCAAAGTGGCAGGTGAAAAATAA